CAGCTTTGCCAACTCTTCATTTTCTGTGCCCGGGTTAAAGATGATCCGTTCAGGATGCAGGCTTAGGATATACTCATAGTACTGTTGCTGTCTTTTCGGATTCAGGTATAAAGTAACTGTGTCAACATTTTCTACCACAGGATGATCTGTTACTATAGGCACGCCTGCCACTTCCCCCTGTCGTATTCCAATTGGCAGCACTTTATGGCCATGCTGTACAAGCCGGTTCACAGCAAGATAAGCATACCTTGAAGGGTCAGCAGAAGCGCCGAGCAGCACGGTAAATTTTTTCTCAGTATCCATTTGGTTGTGTTACCGGTTAAATTTACAATTTCCTTTATTCATGCATTAGTTATCGCGCATATGGCCACTTAGCCTTCCCACTCATATAGCGGCATTTCAATTATTGAACGAAAACTGATGTTGGTCGTAAATTCCGGAGTATTCAAATAAAATACAATAAGTGTGGAAAAAC
The DNA window shown above is from Chitinophagales bacterium and carries:
- a CDS encoding CoA-binding protein yields the protein MDTEKKFTVLLGASADPSRYAYLAVNRLVQHGHKVLPIGIRQGEVAGVPIVTDHPVVENVDTVTLYLNPKRQQQYYEYILSLHPERIIFNPGTENEELAKLAEDNGIKVTEACTLVLLGTGQY